One Streptomyces hundungensis DNA segment encodes these proteins:
- a CDS encoding heavy metal translocating P-type ATPase has protein sequence MTTTTTPGAADVELVIGGMTCASCAARIEKKLNRMDGVEATVNYATEKAKVTFREDVSVADLIATVEATGYTAKEPAPVRTESGPAEGEREEAADELRPLRQRLLTAAVLAIPVIAMSMVPALQFEYWQWLSLTLTAPVVTYAAWPFHRAAWTNARHGAATMDTLISVGTSAAFLWSLWALFFGTAGTPGMTHPFELTIGRSDGAGNIYLEAAAGVTAFILAGRYFEARSKRKAGAALRALLELGAKDVTVLRADGRELTVPTDELKVGDRFLVRPGEKIATDGTVVEGSSAVDASMLTGESVPVEVAPGDAVTGATLNAGGRLVVEASRVGADTQLARMAKLVEDAQNGKAAAQRLADKISAVFVPVVIGLALATLGFWLGNGSGLTAAFTAAVSVLIIACPCALGLATPTALMVGTGRGAQLGILIKGPEVLETTRKVDTIVLDKTGTVTTGRMTLLAVHTTDTTDEAEVLRLAGALEHSSEHPIARAVADGAAAKVGPLPTPEDFANIAGLGVQGVVDGHAVLVGRENLLGDWAMELTPALKRAKEEAEAAGRTAIAVAWDGEARAVLEVADAIKETSPEAIRRLRALGLTPILLTGDNRAVAEAVAAEVGIDTVYAEVMPQDKVDVVKSLQAEGRSVAMVGDGVNDAAALAQADLGLAMGTGTDAAIEAGDLTLVRGDLRAAADAIRLSRKTLGTIKSNLFWAFAYNVAALPLAAAGLLNPMIAGAAMAFSSVFVVGNSLRLRGFQATV, from the coding sequence ATGACCACGACCACCACACCCGGCGCCGCCGACGTCGAACTCGTCATCGGCGGCATGACCTGCGCCTCGTGCGCGGCGCGGATCGAGAAGAAGCTCAACCGCATGGACGGGGTCGAGGCGACCGTCAACTACGCCACCGAGAAGGCGAAGGTCACCTTCCGCGAGGACGTCTCGGTCGCCGACCTGATCGCCACCGTCGAGGCCACCGGCTACACCGCCAAGGAGCCCGCGCCGGTACGGACCGAGTCCGGCCCCGCCGAGGGTGAACGGGAGGAGGCCGCCGACGAGCTGCGGCCCCTGCGCCAGCGGCTGCTGACCGCGGCGGTGCTGGCCATCCCGGTCATCGCGATGTCGATGGTCCCCGCCCTCCAGTTCGAGTACTGGCAGTGGCTCTCGCTGACCCTGACCGCGCCCGTCGTCACCTACGCCGCGTGGCCCTTCCACCGGGCCGCCTGGACCAATGCCCGGCACGGCGCGGCCACCATGGACACGCTGATCTCGGTCGGCACCTCGGCCGCGTTCCTGTGGTCGCTGTGGGCGCTGTTCTTCGGCACCGCCGGCACCCCCGGCATGACCCACCCCTTCGAGCTGACCATCGGACGCTCGGACGGCGCGGGCAACATCTATCTGGAGGCCGCGGCCGGGGTCACCGCCTTCATCCTCGCCGGGCGCTACTTCGAGGCCCGCTCCAAGCGCAAGGCGGGCGCGGCCCTGAGGGCGCTGCTCGAACTCGGCGCCAAGGACGTCACCGTACTGCGGGCCGACGGGCGCGAACTGACCGTACCCACCGATGAGTTGAAGGTCGGCGACCGGTTCCTGGTGCGGCCCGGCGAGAAGATCGCCACCGACGGCACGGTCGTCGAGGGCTCCTCCGCGGTCGACGCCTCCATGCTCACCGGCGAGTCCGTCCCCGTGGAGGTGGCCCCCGGCGACGCCGTCACAGGCGCCACGCTCAACGCGGGCGGCCGGCTCGTCGTCGAGGCGTCCCGGGTCGGCGCGGACACCCAGCTCGCCCGCATGGCCAAGCTCGTCGAGGACGCCCAGAACGGCAAGGCCGCCGCCCAGCGGCTCGCGGACAAGATCTCCGCCGTCTTCGTGCCGGTCGTCATCGGCCTCGCCCTGGCCACCCTCGGATTCTGGCTCGGCAACGGCTCCGGCCTCACCGCCGCGTTCACCGCCGCCGTCTCCGTACTAATCATCGCCTGCCCCTGCGCCCTGGGCCTGGCCACCCCGACCGCCCTCATGGTCGGCACCGGCCGCGGCGCCCAGCTCGGCATCCTGATCAAGGGCCCCGAGGTCCTGGAGACGACCCGCAAGGTCGACACGATCGTCCTGGACAAGACGGGCACGGTGACGACCGGCCGCATGACCCTGCTCGCCGTCCACACCACCGACACCACCGACGAGGCCGAAGTCCTGCGCCTGGCAGGGGCGTTGGAGCACTCCTCGGAACACCCCATCGCCCGGGCCGTCGCCGACGGCGCCGCCGCCAAGGTCGGCCCGCTGCCCACCCCCGAGGACTTCGCCAACATCGCCGGTCTCGGCGTCCAGGGCGTCGTGGACGGTCACGCGGTCCTGGTCGGGCGCGAGAACCTGCTCGGGGACTGGGCCATGGAGCTCACCCCGGCGCTGAAGCGCGCGAAGGAGGAGGCCGAGGCGGCGGGGCGTACCGCCATCGCGGTCGCCTGGGACGGCGAGGCCCGCGCGGTCCTGGAGGTCGCCGACGCCATCAAGGAGACCAGCCCCGAGGCGATCCGGCGACTGCGCGCGCTGGGCCTCACCCCGATCCTGCTCACCGGCGACAACCGGGCCGTCGCCGAGGCGGTCGCGGCCGAGGTCGGCATCGACACGGTGTACGCGGAGGTCATGCCGCAGGACAAGGTCGATGTGGTCAAGTCCCTTCAGGCGGAAGGTCGTTCGGTCGCCATGGTCGGCGACGGCGTCAACGACGCGGCCGCCCTCGCCCAGGCCGACCTGGGCCTCGCCATGGGCACGGGCACGGACGCCGCGATCGAGGCCGGCGACCTCACCCTGGTCCGCGGCGACCTGCGGGCGGCGGCCGACGCGATCCGGCTCTCCCGCAAGACGCTCGGCACGATCAAGTCCAACCTGTTCTGGGCCTTCGCGTACAACGTCGCCGCGCTGCCCCTGGCGGCGGCCGGCCTCCTCAACCCGATGATCGCGGGGGCCGCGATGGCCTTCTCCTCGGTCTTCGTGGTCGGCAACTCGCTGCGTCTGCGGGGGTTCCAGGCCACGGTCTGA
- a CDS encoding sigma-70 family RNA polymerase sigma factor, with the protein MHADEYLAERFEGHRGHLRAVAYRMLGSLHEADDAVQEAWLRLSRSDTGTVASLGGWLTTVVGRVCLDMLRARASRREDPLGLHVPDPIVTGADGAGPQDEVLLADSVGLALLVVLETLSPAERLSFVLHDLFAVPFDEIAPIVGRTPAAARQLASRARRRVRGGAPASDMDPAGRREVVEAFMAAAREGDFDALVAVLDPDVVARSDGGELRPGGVLRGARAVAGGAVFGARLAEFTILVLVNGSPGLVSLTEGRPLSVMAFTIAAGRITTIDILADPERLGTLDLTVLTT; encoded by the coding sequence ATGCACGCGGACGAGTACCTGGCCGAGCGGTTCGAGGGGCATCGCGGACATCTGCGGGCGGTGGCCTACCGGATGCTCGGGTCGCTGCACGAGGCCGACGACGCCGTGCAGGAGGCCTGGCTGAGGCTCAGCCGGTCCGACACCGGCACGGTGGCCAGTCTGGGGGGCTGGCTGACCACGGTCGTCGGGCGGGTCTGCCTCGACATGCTGCGCGCCCGCGCCTCGCGCCGCGAGGACCCGCTCGGGCTGCACGTGCCCGACCCGATCGTCACGGGCGCCGACGGCGCGGGCCCGCAGGACGAGGTGCTGCTCGCCGACTCGGTGGGGCTCGCACTGCTCGTCGTCCTGGAGACGCTGAGCCCCGCCGAGCGGCTCTCCTTCGTACTGCACGACCTGTTCGCCGTACCGTTCGACGAGATCGCCCCCATCGTCGGCCGCACGCCCGCCGCCGCCCGCCAGCTCGCCTCCCGGGCCAGGCGGCGGGTCCGGGGTGGCGCCCCGGCCTCCGACATGGATCCGGCGGGCCGCCGCGAGGTGGTGGAGGCGTTCATGGCGGCGGCCCGCGAAGGCGACTTCGACGCGCTGGTCGCGGTGCTCGACCCGGACGTGGTGGCCCGCTCCGACGGCGGTGAGCTGCGGCCCGGCGGTGTGCTGCGCGGTGCGCGGGCGGTGGCGGGCGGGGCCGTGTTCGGGGCGCGGCTCGCCGAGTTCACCATCCTGGTACTGGTCAACGGCAGCCCCGGGCTCGTCTCACTGACCGAGGGGCGGCCGCTGTCGGTGATGGCGTTCACCATCGCCGCGGGGCGGATCACCACCATCGACATCCTGGCCGACCCGGAGCGGCTCGGCACGCTCGACCTGACCGTCCTGACGACCTGA
- a CDS encoding HD domain-containing protein, which produces MPHPNDLLLRWHQAILATRSPANSPVDPTPYGENLLARWAEPQRHYHDTTHLTAVLDHIDVLERYADQPDLVRLAAWFHDAVYLPDRSENEERSARLAERALPEAGLSREDTAEVARLVRLTVTHAPEEGDANGAVLCDADLAILAAAPDAYAAYAAAVREEYAFVPDEAFRSGRGEVLAQLLALPALFRTPHGVRAWEGPARENLEAELTLLTA; this is translated from the coding sequence ATGCCCCACCCCAACGACCTCCTCCTCCGCTGGCACCAGGCGATCCTCGCGACCCGCTCCCCCGCGAACAGCCCCGTGGACCCCACCCCGTACGGGGAGAACCTGCTCGCCCGCTGGGCGGAACCGCAGCGCCACTACCACGACACCACCCACCTCACCGCGGTCCTGGACCACATCGACGTGCTGGAGCGCTACGCCGACCAGCCCGACCTCGTACGCCTCGCCGCGTGGTTCCACGACGCCGTGTACCTGCCGGACCGCTCCGAGAACGAGGAGCGTTCGGCACGGCTCGCCGAACGGGCGCTGCCCGAGGCCGGGTTGAGCCGCGAGGACACCGCCGAGGTCGCCCGTCTGGTGCGCCTCACCGTCACCCACGCGCCCGAGGAGGGCGACGCGAACGGCGCCGTGCTGTGCGACGCGGACCTCGCGATCCTCGCCGCCGCCCCGGACGCTTACGCCGCGTACGCCGCCGCCGTGCGCGAGGAGTACGCCTTCGTGCCGGACGAGGCGTTCCGCTCCGGCCGCGGCGAGGTGCTGGCCCAACTGCTCGCGCTGCCCGCCCTGTTCCGCACCCCGCACGGCGTACGCGCGTGGGAGGGACCGGCTCGGGAGAATCTCGAGGCGGAACTGACCCTGCTGACCGCATAA
- a CDS encoding GNAT family N-acetyltransferase has protein sequence MLPVTVQADRIALHELTRASAAALQDGGSGGWRWAPGGPHEGSRFAAAKMLAGIETGRHRTGWGAYVIVRAEDGRAIGGIGFHGPPEDGRVEIGYDLAESARGQGYATESLAVLTAWALAQPDVETVYATTDEDNTASQRVLERAGFRRVGDTPRTIGGRRRQHVFEHTGA, from the coding sequence GTGCTCCCGGTGACAGTCCAGGCCGATCGCATCGCCCTGCACGAGCTGACCCGCGCGTCGGCCGCGGCGCTCCAGGACGGCGGCTCCGGCGGCTGGCGGTGGGCGCCCGGCGGCCCCCACGAGGGCAGCCGTTTCGCCGCCGCGAAGATGCTCGCGGGCATCGAGACCGGGCGGCACCGCACGGGCTGGGGCGCGTATGTCATCGTCCGCGCCGAGGACGGCCGGGCGATCGGCGGCATCGGCTTCCACGGCCCGCCCGAGGACGGCCGCGTGGAGATCGGCTACGACCTCGCGGAGTCCGCGCGCGGCCAGGGGTACGCGACCGAGTCCCTCGCCGTCCTCACCGCCTGGGCGCTGGCCCAGCCCGACGTCGAGACGGTGTACGCGACGACGGACGAGGACAACACGGCTTCGCAGCGCGTCCTGGAACGAGCGGGGTTCCGGCGGGTGGGCGACACGCCGCGCACGATTGGCGGCCGCCGGCGTCAACACGTCTTCGAACACACCGGCGCCTGA
- a CDS encoding Cmx/CmrA family chloramphenicol efflux MFS transporter, with protein sequence MPLAVYILGLSVFALGTSEFMLTGLLPAIADDMNVSIPQAGLLISAFAIGMVVGAPLLAVATLRLPRRTTLIALITVFGLGQVAGALAPNYALLFASRIVSALACAGFWAVGAAVAIAMVPVNARARAMAVMIGGLSIANVLGVPLGALLGDGLGWRSAFWAVGAASAIALVGILTRIPRIPLPAEKPRLRQELRIYRDPQVLFSVAVTALAAGGVFCAFSYLKPLLTDVAHVDAGWVPAVLGLFGVGALIGTTIGGRVADAHLFGVLLSGITASTVFLVALALFASTPAVAVALSFLIGLSAFYTAPALNARMFNVGGAAPTLAGATTTSSFNLGNTAGPWLGGLVISANLGFAATAWAGAAMTVLALVLVAASLRLHRSQFRVVARSAERAPAAACVEA encoded by the coding sequence ATGCCCCTGGCCGTCTACATCCTCGGCCTCTCCGTCTTCGCACTCGGCACGAGCGAGTTCATGCTGACCGGCCTGCTCCCGGCCATCGCGGACGACATGAACGTCTCGATCCCCCAGGCGGGCCTGCTGATCTCGGCCTTCGCGATCGGCATGGTGGTGGGCGCCCCCCTGCTCGCCGTGGCCACCCTGCGACTGCCCCGCCGTACCACCCTCATCGCGCTGATCACGGTGTTCGGCCTGGGTCAGGTCGCGGGCGCGCTCGCCCCGAACTACGCCCTGCTCTTCGCCTCCCGGATCGTGTCCGCACTGGCCTGCGCCGGGTTCTGGGCGGTCGGCGCCGCGGTCGCCATCGCGATGGTGCCGGTGAACGCGCGGGCCCGCGCGATGGCCGTCATGATCGGCGGCCTGTCGATCGCGAACGTCCTGGGCGTGCCGCTGGGCGCACTGCTCGGTGACGGCCTGGGCTGGCGTTCGGCGTTCTGGGCGGTCGGCGCGGCCTCCGCGATCGCCCTGGTCGGCATCCTGACCCGTATCCCGCGCATCCCGCTGCCCGCCGAGAAGCCCCGGCTCAGGCAGGAGCTGCGTATCTACCGCGACCCGCAGGTGCTGTTCTCGGTCGCCGTCACGGCGCTCGCCGCGGGTGGCGTGTTCTGCGCGTTCAGCTACCTCAAGCCGCTCCTGACGGACGTGGCGCACGTCGACGCGGGCTGGGTCCCGGCCGTGCTCGGCCTCTTCGGGGTGGGTGCGCTGATCGGTACGACGATCGGCGGCCGGGTCGCCGACGCGCACCTGTTCGGCGTGCTGCTCAGCGGCATCACCGCCTCGACGGTGTTCCTGGTCGCGCTGGCCCTGTTCGCCTCGACGCCCGCAGTCGCGGTCGCCCTGTCGTTCCTGATCGGCCTGTCGGCGTTCTACACGGCCCCGGCGCTCAACGCCCGGATGTTCAACGTGGGCGGCGCCGCCCCGACGCTGGCCGGCGCGACCACGACGTCCTCGTTCAACCTGGGCAACACCGCGGGGCCCTGGCTCGGCGGTCTCGTGATCAGCGCGAACCTGGGTTTCGCCGCCACGGCCTGGGCGGGCGCCGCGATGACGGTGCTCGCGCTCGTGCTGGTCGCCGCCTCCCTGCGGCTGCACCGCTCGCAGTTCCGCGTGGTGGCCCGCTCGGCGGAGCGGGCGCCCGCGGCGGCCTGCGTGGAGGCCTGA
- a CDS encoding cold-shock protein, whose product MATGTVKWFNAEKGFGFIAQDGGGPDVFVHYSAINSTGFRELQENQAVVFDVTQGPKGPQAENVSPA is encoded by the coding sequence ATGGCAACCGGCACCGTGAAGTGGTTCAACGCCGAAAAGGGCTTCGGCTTCATCGCGCAGGACGGCGGCGGCCCGGACGTTTTCGTCCACTACTCCGCGATCAACTCCACCGGCTTCCGCGAGCTCCAGGAGAACCAGGCCGTGGTCTTCGACGTCACCCAGGGCCCGAAGGGCCCGCAGGCGGAGAACGTCTCCCCCGCCTAG
- a CDS encoding DUF4031 domain-containing protein, protein MTLYIDPPTWPGHGRMWSHLVSDVSYEELHTFAASIGCPSRAFDGDHYDVPSHRYADAVRAGAVEIGSKELVRRLTGAGLRRPKGRPA, encoded by the coding sequence ATGACGCTCTACATCGACCCGCCGACCTGGCCGGGACACGGCCGCATGTGGTCGCACCTGGTCAGCGACGTCTCGTACGAGGAACTGCATACGTTCGCGGCGTCCATCGGCTGCCCTTCGCGCGCCTTCGACGGCGATCACTACGACGTGCCGTCCCACCGGTACGCGGACGCGGTGCGGGCGGGCGCGGTGGAGATCGGCTCGAAGGAGCTGGTACGCCGGCTGACCGGGGCGGGGCTCAGACGCCCGAAGGGGCGGCCGGCCTGA
- a CDS encoding MurR/RpiR family transcriptional regulator — translation MTHYVKESFSGGAPPAPAALAAKVRTLAPSMTRSMQRVAEAVAGDPAGCAALTVTGLAELTGTSEATVVRTARLLGYPGYRDLRLALAGLAAQQQSGRAPAVTADIAVDDPIADVVAKLAYDEQQTLADTAAALDTVQLGAAVGALAGARRIDIYGVGASSLVGQDLAQKLLRIGLIAHAHTDPHLAVTNAVQLRSGDAAVAITHSGSTGDVIEPLRVAFDRGATTIAITGRPDGPISQYADHVLTTSTARESELRPAAMSSRTSQLLVVDCLFIGIAQRTYETAAPALSASYEALAHRHNPRTR, via the coding sequence GTGACCCATTACGTGAAGGAAAGTTTCAGCGGGGGTGCCCCGCCCGCGCCGGCCGCCCTCGCGGCCAAGGTGCGCACGCTCGCCCCGTCCATGACCCGCTCCATGCAGCGGGTCGCCGAAGCCGTCGCCGGCGACCCGGCCGGCTGCGCGGCCCTCACGGTCACCGGCCTCGCCGAGCTCACCGGCACCAGCGAGGCCACCGTCGTGCGCACCGCCCGCCTCCTGGGTTACCCCGGCTACCGCGACCTGCGCCTCGCGCTCGCGGGCCTCGCCGCCCAGCAGCAGTCGGGCCGGGCCCCCGCCGTCACCGCGGACATAGCGGTGGACGACCCGATCGCGGACGTCGTCGCCAAGCTCGCCTACGACGAGCAGCAGACCCTCGCCGACACCGCGGCCGCCCTCGACACCGTCCAACTGGGCGCCGCGGTGGGCGCGTTGGCGGGTGCCCGGCGCATCGACATCTACGGCGTCGGCGCCTCGTCCCTGGTCGGCCAGGACCTGGCGCAGAAGCTACTGCGCATAGGCCTCATCGCCCACGCCCACACCGACCCGCACCTGGCCGTCACCAACGCCGTGCAACTGCGCTCGGGGGACGCTGCGGTCGCCATCACCCACTCCGGCTCGACGGGCGACGTCATCGAGCCCCTGCGGGTCGCCTTCGACCGCGGCGCCACCACGATCGCGATCACCGGCCGCCCGGACGGCCCGATCTCGCAGTACGCCGATCACGTCCTGACCACGTCCACGGCGCGCGAGAGCGAGCTGCGCCCGGCCGCGATGTCGTCCCGTACGAGCCAACTCCTCGTCGTGGACTGCCTGTTCATCGGCATCGCCCAGCGCACCTACGAAACCGCGGCCCCGGCCCTCTCCGCCTCGTACGAGGCGCTGGCCCACCGCCACAACCCCCGCACCCGCTGA
- the murQ gene encoding N-acetylmuramic acid 6-phosphate etherase: MTTQDYAELRAQLATLTTEAFRPELAEIDQLPTAEIARIMNGEDATVPAAVAERLPDIAAAIDATAARMASGGRLVYAGAGTAGRLGVLDASECPPTFNTDPSEVVGLIAGGPSAMVRAVEGAEDSRQLAAEDLTALGLTSLDTVVGVSASGRTPYAVGAVEHARRLGALTIGLSCNADSALAAAAEHGIEVVVGPELLTGSTRLKSGTAQKLVLNMISTITMIRLGKTYGNLMVDVRASNEKLRARSRRIVALATGAGDAEIEAALAATDGEVKNAILVILGGVEGATAARLLSDSQGHLRAALHAAL; encoded by the coding sequence ATGACCACCCAGGACTACGCCGAGCTCCGCGCCCAACTGGCCACCCTCACCACCGAGGCGTTCCGGCCCGAGCTCGCGGAGATCGACCAGCTGCCGACCGCCGAGATCGCGCGGATCATGAACGGCGAGGACGCCACGGTCCCGGCGGCCGTCGCCGAGCGGCTCCCGGACATCGCGGCGGCCATCGACGCCACGGCCGCGCGGATGGCGAGCGGCGGCCGGCTGGTCTACGCGGGCGCCGGCACGGCCGGGCGGCTCGGCGTCCTGGACGCCAGCGAGTGCCCGCCCACCTTCAACACGGACCCCTCCGAGGTCGTCGGCCTCATCGCGGGCGGTCCCTCCGCGATGGTCCGGGCGGTCGAAGGCGCGGAGGACTCCCGGCAGTTGGCGGCCGAGGACCTGACGGCGCTCGGCCTGACCTCCCTGGACACCGTCGTCGGCGTCTCGGCCTCGGGCCGCACCCCGTACGCGGTCGGCGCGGTCGAGCACGCGCGGCGGCTCGGCGCCCTCACGATCGGCCTCTCCTGCAACGCGGACAGCGCGCTTGCGGCGGCGGCCGAGCACGGCATCGAGGTCGTGGTGGGCCCGGAGCTCCTGACGGGCTCGACGCGGCTGAAGTCCGGCACGGCCCAGAAGCTGGTCCTCAACATGATCTCGACGATCACGATGATCCGGCTCGGCAAGACCTACGGGAACCTGATGGTCGACGTACGGGCCTCCAACGAGAAGCTCCGCGCCCGCTCGCGCCGCATCGTGGCACTGGCCACGGGGGCGGGCGACGCCGAGATCGAGGCCGCGCTGGCCGCCACGGACGGCGAGGTGAAGAACGCGATCCTGGTCATCCTCGGCGGGGTGGAGGGCGCCACCGCCGCCCGCCTCCTGTCCGACTCCCAGGGCCACCTACGAGCGGCCCTGCACGCGGCCCTCTGA
- a CDS encoding alpha/beta hydrolase produces the protein MLTWQHLRDLRPAGLQSAADGWGDVSRHADAARDRLSNEMLGAIEKSQTGNAADSAAGRLRGLDRNYDYIHIECGLIRTALDSLAYELAGPQRKLLDALDEAAALKFTVGTDGSVSYPPGGENLISKQPLPGGSATGGSPLLSRPPALTQTPPGFTDTNPNHAKAQAIADQILAALQEARRVDERFSTTLAKLKAEPGLGVATATWQDMAADAAAVRAVADQYLKNDIPTAKSPAERKAWWTYLTEKEREEYLAAYPDIIGNLEGIPSAVRDTANRDNLQVLIGKLAGAGDEASKTKLAGLLSIDKQLNAVPEPGVPPMYLLGIGDHDNGRAIVSFGDPDAARNVSAYVPGLSTKLSEHFATNDIERARATAKSAAFLDHSSASIVWLGYDAPQLPAEQVVDDLAVMGTHDAEVGATAYNHFMDGIRTTNQNADPHITAIGHSYGSLTVGLAAQQAGGIPGADDIILVGSPGTEAKTADDLGVGRDHVYVGAAENDPVTMLPNKKEATGVLGGAAVGALGGFVVPMPGGTILGAAEGALEGYIIGDAASDPSQIYFGTDPANHAFGAHRFQVGDGPRPFIDGQGPVPAHSNYFDDDPVSAANIAAIVAGQPQLVTSQEPR, from the coding sequence GTGCTCACCTGGCAGCACCTCCGCGACCTGCGGCCGGCCGGTCTTCAGAGCGCGGCCGACGGCTGGGGCGACGTCAGCCGCCATGCCGACGCGGCCCGCGACCGGCTCAGCAACGAGATGCTCGGCGCGATCGAGAAGTCCCAGACCGGCAACGCGGCGGACAGCGCGGCCGGCCGTCTGCGCGGCCTGGACCGCAACTACGACTACATCCACATCGAGTGCGGTCTGATCCGCACGGCCCTGGACTCACTCGCCTACGAACTGGCGGGCCCCCAGCGGAAGTTGCTGGACGCCCTGGACGAAGCGGCGGCGTTGAAGTTCACCGTCGGCACGGACGGCTCCGTGAGCTATCCGCCCGGCGGGGAGAACCTGATCTCGAAACAGCCCCTCCCCGGCGGCAGCGCGACGGGCGGATCGCCCTTGCTGTCCCGCCCGCCGGCCCTCACCCAGACCCCGCCCGGCTTCACCGACACCAACCCGAACCACGCCAAGGCCCAGGCCATAGCGGACCAGATCCTCGCCGCACTCCAGGAAGCCCGCCGCGTCGACGAGCGCTTCAGCACGACCCTCGCCAAGCTCAAGGCCGAGCCCGGCCTCGGCGTGGCCACGGCGACCTGGCAGGACATGGCCGCCGACGCGGCGGCGGTGCGCGCGGTCGCCGACCAGTACCTGAAGAACGACATCCCCACGGCCAAGTCCCCCGCCGAACGCAAGGCCTGGTGGACCTACCTCACGGAGAAGGAACGCGAGGAGTACCTCGCCGCCTACCCGGACATCATCGGCAACCTGGAAGGCATCCCGAGCGCGGTCAGGGACACGGCGAACCGGGACAACTTGCAGGTGCTGATCGGTAAGTTGGCGGGAGCGGGCGACGAGGCGTCGAAGACGAAGTTGGCCGGACTGCTGTCCATCGACAAGCAGCTGAACGCCGTTCCGGAACCTGGTGTGCCGCCCATGTACCTGCTCGGGATCGGAGACCACGACAACGGCCGTGCGATCGTCTCCTTCGGTGATCCCGATGCCGCTCGCAATGTCTCCGCATACGTCCCGGGGCTCTCCACCAAGTTGAGTGAGCACTTCGCGACGAACGACATCGAGCGTGCCCGCGCGACCGCCAAGTCCGCCGCCTTCCTGGACCACTCCAGTGCATCCATCGTCTGGCTCGGCTACGACGCTCCACAGCTACCGGCCGAGCAAGTCGTCGATGACCTGGCCGTCATGGGAACACACGACGCCGAGGTGGGCGCGACGGCGTACAACCACTTCATGGACGGCATCCGCACGACGAACCAGAACGCCGATCCGCACATCACCGCCATCGGCCACTCCTACGGTTCGCTCACCGTCGGCCTGGCCGCGCAGCAGGCCGGCGGCATTCCCGGCGCCGACGACATCATCCTCGTCGGGAGCCCGGGCACGGAGGCGAAAACCGCCGACGACCTCGGGGTGGGACGCGACCACGTCTATGTGGGCGCAGCCGAGAATGATCCCGTGACCATGCTGCCGAACAAGAAGGAAGCGACGGGTGTCCTGGGCGGAGCGGCCGTCGGGGCGCTCGGAGGGTTCGTCGTGCCGATGCCCGGGGGGACGATCCTGGGTGCCGCGGAAGGCGCCCTGGAGGGCTACATAATCGGAGACGCGGCGAGCGACCCCTCCCAGATCTACTTCGGTACCGATCCCGCGAACCACGCTTTCGGAGCCCATCGATTCCAGGTCGGTGACGGCCCGCGCCCCTTCATCGACGGGCAGGGGCCCGTACCGGCCCATTCGAACTACTTCGACGACGACCCGGTCTCCGCGGCCAACATCGCCGCGATCGTCGCGGGACAGCCCCAACTGGTCACCTCCCAGGAGCCCCGATGA
- a CDS encoding S1 family peptidase encodes MPKPTPRLTATLLAAAGLVALAASPAVAVHGGTVTSTSAHPFMVVLENPDGSQWCGGALIAPDKVLTAGHCVRNSPDPMALTVTGGRTDLATDAGRVRRVKAITVDPKFDIGTLDHDAAVLTLTKPLPYKPLRIATKKDAALYENGRTASVYGWGMTATNTPGQKLKQATLKLAPLSTCEPFTEPGSDPSLRVCGVPTKGTTDSICAGDSGGPLVANGVLIGIVSTGNKYCDTQYPVSVFTKASTVAPELGL; translated from the coding sequence ATGCCCAAGCCGACCCCCCGCCTCACCGCCACCCTCCTCGCCGCCGCCGGCCTCGTCGCCCTCGCCGCCTCACCCGCCGTAGCCGTGCACGGCGGGACGGTCACCAGCACCTCCGCGCACCCGTTCATGGTCGTACTGGAGAACCCCGACGGCTCGCAGTGGTGCGGCGGGGCGCTCATCGCGCCGGACAAGGTGCTGACGGCCGGCCACTGCGTGCGGAACTCGCCGGACCCGATGGCCCTCACCGTCACGGGCGGCCGCACCGACCTCGCCACCGACGCCGGACGCGTCCGCCGCGTCAAGGCGATCACGGTGGACCCGAAGTTCGACATCGGCACCCTCGACCACGACGCCGCCGTCCTCACCCTGACCAAGCCGCTCCCGTACAAGCCGCTCCGCATAGCCACCAAGAAGGACGCCGCGCTGTACGAGAACGGGCGTACCGCATCCGTCTACGGCTGGGGCATGACCGCCACCAACACCCCCGGCCAGAAGCTCAAGCAGGCCACCCTCAAGCTCGCCCCGCTCTCCACCTGCGAGCCGTTCACAGAGCCGGGCTCCGACCCGTCCCTGCGCGTCTGCGGCGTCCCCACCAAGGGAACCACCGACAGCATCTGCGCCGGCGACTCCGGCGGCCCGCTCGTGGCGAACGGCGTCCTCATCGGCATCGTCTCGACCGGGAACAAGTACTGCGACACCCAGTACCCGGTCTCCGTCTTCACCAAGGCGAGCACGGTGGCGCCCGAACTCGGGTTGTAG
- a CDS encoding LPXTG cell wall anchor domain-containing protein gives MANTGTQIAALAGAAVLLVGVGAGLVWLRRRRNGLG, from the coding sequence CTGGCCAACACGGGCACCCAGATCGCTGCGCTTGCGGGCGCGGCGGTGCTCCTGGTCGGCGTGGGCGCCGGCTTGGTCTGGCTGCGGCGCCGACGCAACGGCCTCGGCTAG